A portion of the Faecalibacterium sp. I3-3-89 genome contains these proteins:
- a CDS encoding 5-bromo-4-chloroindolyl phosphate hydrolysis family protein, which produces MSKVIRTTKPSVLPWYAAALVFAVLCAVLPVYKLWALLVALGCTGAAFGAAQKVCPPRVVEHEVPFHTGSGDVDEMLADIQQKLDALHALNEALPDPELSAAMTRMEKAGRSIVETVEASPAKAKQVRRFANYYLPDAVNILEQYARLARQGVRGENAAAIRSEVEHNAASIATAFENQLDALYAAESMDLSADLTVLQNMLKGQGLS; this is translated from the coding sequence ATGAGCAAAGTGATCCGCACCACAAAACCCAGCGTCCTGCCGTGGTATGCGGCGGCGCTGGTGTTCGCGGTGCTGTGTGCCGTGCTGCCGGTCTATAAGCTATGGGCACTGCTGGTGGCGCTGGGCTGCACTGGCGCGGCCTTTGGTGCGGCCCAGAAAGTCTGCCCGCCCCGGGTGGTGGAGCACGAAGTGCCCTTCCACACCGGCAGCGGCGATGTGGACGAGATGCTGGCCGACATCCAGCAGAAGCTGGACGCCCTCCACGCACTGAACGAGGCTCTGCCCGACCCGGAGCTTTCCGCCGCCATGACCCGGATGGAAAAGGCGGGCCGCTCCATCGTGGAGACGGTGGAGGCCAGCCCCGCCAAGGCCAAGCAGGTGCGCCGCTTTGCGAACTACTACCTGCCCGACGCGGTGAACATCCTCGAGCAGTACGCCAGACTCGCCCGTCAGGGCGTGCGGGGCGAGAACGCCGCCGCCATCCGGTCGGAGGTGGAGCACAACGCGGCCTCCATCGCCACCGCATTCGAGAACCAGCTGGATGCGCTGTATGCCGCCGAGAGCATGGATCTCTCGGCAGACCTGACAGTATTGCAGAATATGCTTAAAGGACAAGGGCTGAGTTGA